In Polyangiaceae bacterium, the genomic window AGCTCGACAACGACGGTGACGGCGTAGCCGACGACCAGGACCGCTGCCCCGACAAGCCCGAGACCAAGAACGGCTTCAAGGACGACGACGGCTGCCCGGACGAGCCCGATCGCGACAACGACGGCGTTCCGGACAAGCTCGACAAGTGCCCCGACGCTCCGGAGGACACCGACGGCTTCGAGGATACCGACGGCTGCCCCGATCCGGACAACGACAACGACGGCGTGCCGGACCAGCAGGACGAGTGCGGCGATCAGCCGGAGACCAAGAACGGCTACCAGGACGAGGACGGGTGCCCGGACGAGGTTCCCGCGGACGACAAGAAGAAGGACAAGAAGAAGAAGTGACCCAACGAAAGTGCTTCTCGCGTTGGGGGGGAGTGATCGTCGCCGTGGGGCTCGGCCTCGCGGCGATGGGCTGCGGCAAGATGGGACCGAGCCAGACCGGCGGCGCTGCGGAGCACTCGCTGGTCGGGGCTCCGGCGCCCCCCTTCGACCTCCCGGGCTACTCCGGCGGCGCGAAGAAGGTCGCGCTGTCCGACGGCGCCGGAAAAGTGATGCTGGTCGACTTCTGGGCGACCTGGTGCGAGCCGTGCAAGGACTCGTTCCCGCACCACCAGGCGCTGGCGGAAAAATATGCCGGGCAGCTCGTGGTGGTCGGCATCAGCATCGACGACGAGCCGGGTGGTATCGCGGACTTCGCCAAGAAGAACGGCGCCAAGTTCGCCATCGGCTGGGACGAGGGACAGTCCGTCTCCGGGACCTATTCGCCGCCCACGATGCCGACCGCGTACCTCATCGACAAGAGCGGCATCGTTCGTTACGTGCACGCTGGATTCCGCAAAGGCGACGAAGCCGAGATCGACGCGCATGTCGCCGACCTCTTGAAGTGAGGTAAGCCCATGTAGGCGAACGACCCATCTTGGGTCGGCGTCCTCACTGAGCTACGCTGACGTTCAGCGTGCGGTTCTGGCTCGGCCTCCGGCTGCAACGACTCGCGCTCGCCGTGGCGTGCGCGCTGGCGCTAGCCATTTCACACGGCAGCGCCGCGGGCGCCGGGTCAGTCGACCAGCTGATCGAGCGGCTCGCAAAGGGCGAAGACTTCCGCGTGCGCGTGCAGGCCGCGCTCGAGCTCGGCAAGACGAAGCACCCGGACGCCCGCCTGCCGCTCGAGAAGGCGCTGGACGACGACAACGCCGCGGTGCGGACCGCCGCCGCCGCCGCGCTCAAGGTGCTGGGCGACAAGCAGAGCATCCCGGCGCTCGAAGCGCACAAGAAGGACAGCTCGCAGGCGGTGCGGACCCAGATCCAGGCAACGCTGGCTTCGCTCAGGATGGTCACCAGCAGCAGCGTGAAGATGATCGTCAAGATGGGCCGGATGCGCATGGGCAAGGACGTGCGCGGCAAGTTGGTGGGCGACCTCGAGAGCGCGAGCCGCCAGAGGTTCGGCGAGCTGCCCGGCGTGAAGGTGATCGAGGAGAGCGAGAGCGCCGAGGCCGCCGACAAGGGCAAAAAGATGGTCATGGTGACCGGGCTCTTGCGCAAGCTGAACGAGTCGGCGGAGGGCTCGGAGGTGGTGTACTCCGCGAGCGTCGAGTACGTCGTGCACCGCATGCCGGAGCAGGCCATCGCCGGCACGGTCACCGGCTCTGCCAGCACCCGGGCCAGCAAGGCCGAGGCCAAGAAGCGGGCTGGCGAGCTTCAGAAGCTGGTCCTGGCCGCGGCAGTAGCCAGCGCCGTCAAACGCGCGCCGGAGGCGCTGGCGGCGGCGACCCGGTAGTAGCGCGATTGACGGGGGCCGGCAGGTCGGCCGATACCAGGGACCCGTGCCCACGCCGCCGCGCGTCCTGTTCGTCTCGAAGCCGGTGGTGCCGCCGTTCCATGACGGCACGAAGTGCCTGGTGCGCGACGTGGCCCAGAACCTGGAGCAGGTGCACCCGGTGGTGATGGGGGCGAGAGGCGCCGAGCCCCTCCCGGGTGTCGAGAGCGTCGAGGTCTACTCGGATGCCGGCGCCCACGCGCCCGCGTTCATCGAGAACGCGCGCGCGGCGTCGTTCTTGGCGGTCTCCGCGCGGGCGCCGCTCTGGCACTTCGTGTTCGCGCCCAATCCGCGCACGAGTCGCGTCGCGCGCTTGCTCCGCGCGGCTCGACGCACGCGCGTCATGCAGACCATCGCGTCACCTCCGCGGGACTTCGCGGGCGTGGCGCGCTTGCTCTTCGGCGACGTCGTGGTCGCCCAGAGCTGCGCCACCGCGGCCCGCATCTCGGAGCAGGCGCCGGGGCGACGCATCGAGGTGATCCCACCGCCGGTCGCCGAGCTCGCCCCGCGCGCGCTGGCGGCGCGGCGCGCGCTCCGGCAGCGCCTGGCGCTCCCCGACGACGCGCTGATCCTGGTCTACCCAGGGGACATCGAGCTGTCCGCCGGGGCCGAGAACGTGGCGGCGCTGGTCGAGCCGCTGTGCCGGGAGCTGCCGAACCTGGTGGTGGTGTTCGCCTATCGCGAGAAGACGCCGCGCGCCCCCGAGGTGGCGCGCGCGCTGGAGCGCCGGCTGCCGGAGCGGCACACGCGCTTCACGGCCGCGCTCCCCGACGTGCTGGCGCTGATCGAAGAGGCGCGCGCCGTGCTGTTTCCGGTGGACGACCTCTGGGGCAAGGTGGACATGCCGATCGTGCTGCTCGAGTCGATGCGGCTCGGCGTGCCGGTGCTGGCGCTGGACCAGGGACCGCTCCGCGAGCTGGGCGGCACCGTGCAACTGCCGGCGGGGGACCGCGCGGCGTGGGTCGGAGCGGTGCTCGAGCTGTGCCGGGATGACGCGCGGGTGCGCCAGGTCGTGGAGGCGCAGCGCGCCCACATCGCCCGGGAGCACGACGCCAAGGTGGTGGCGCGACGCTACGAGAGGCTCTACTTGGAGCTGCTCGAGAGGAGTGGGCGATGAGCGTGCGATTCGAGTCTCGGGGGCAAGTGGGCGTGGTCAGTCTGGACCGACCCGAACGCAGGAACGCGGTCGACCGCGCGACCGCCGCCGCGTTGCTCGACGCCTACCGGCGCTTCGAGGCGGACGCGGCGCTCCGGGTGCTGGTGGTCACCGGCAGCGGCGGCACGTTCTGCGCCGGCGCGGATCTGAAGGCCCTCGACAACGACGTGGACTCGAGCGAAGGCCCGATGGGCTTCACCCGGCTCAGGTCGGAGAAACCCTGCATCGCCGCCATCGAGGGCCATTGCGTGGCCGGCGGCCTCGAGATCGCGCTGTTCTGCGATCTGCGCGTGGCCGGGCGCTCGGCCCAGCTCGGCTGCCTCGAGCGGCGCTGGGGCGTGCCGCTGATCGACGGGGGCACGCAGCGCTTGCCGCGCATCGTCGGGCTCGGGCGCGCGCTCGATCTGGTGCTGACCGGCCGCCTCGTCGACTCTACCGAGGCCGAGCGCATCGGCCTGGTCGATCGCGTGGTGGAGGACGGCAGCGCGCTCGAGCGAGCCGTGGAGCTCGCCGGCGAGCTCGCGGCGTTCCCCTGGGCCTGCCTGCTCGCGGACCGCGCGTCCCTGCTCGACGCCCAGGGCCTGCCGCTCTCCGAAGGCATCGCGCGGGAGGCCGCACGCGGCCGCGAGGTCTTGGCGGAGGCCGCGCTCGGCGCCAAGGTGTTCGCGGACGGAGCGGGCCGGCACGGTCAGAGGCGCTGAGCCGCGACCAGCCGCGCGTAGTCGTCCGACAGGTAGAACGAGAGCAGCGCGGCGATGCGCACCGCCAGATCCTGGTGCGCGAAGTGTCCCTCCGGCGTGCGCTCGCGTAGCACGGCCAGGGCGCCGTCGCGCTCTCCGAGCGAGAGCTCCGCGCGCTGGTCGGGTCGCACCAGCAGCATGGCGCGCAGCGCCGCCGGCAGGTCGCGGCACGCCAGGAGCCCCGCGCGGTCTGCCGTGAGCTGCATCACGCGGGCGGTGGCGACCAGATCTTCGTGCATGGCGGAGAGCACGTCGTCGCTCTCGTGGGGCATGCCAAGATCGGGGCGGCTCTTGAGCCGCTTCCGCACCGCGCTCGCTCCGCCGACGACCCGCTGGATGGTGCTGGTGGGGATCTTCTGCAAGAGCGAGTACGCCCGCTCGGCCATGCGGTAGCTCTTGAACAGCGGCAACAGGCCCAGGAGCAGGTCGAGGCCTTCGCGGCTCCGGTCGAACAGCCCGCGCCAGACCTCGCTCGAGGTGACGCGCGCGTGGCCGTAGGCGACGTGGGCGATCTCGGTGGCGACGGCGAAAGACAGCTCGCTCGCCGTCATGCCGTACTCGGGATCGTCGTCCAGGTGGCGGCCGCCCACCAAGACGAAGGCCGGCGGCCCCTCGTAGGCGCGCAGCCCGATGCCCTTCTTGCCGCGGGAGACGAAGCCCTGCACGCGTTCGACCCCGAGCAGGCGCGCGGCGTGCATCAGCGCGCGGGCGGCTTCGGGTTGGCGCGCCACGCTGATGGGCTCGACGTACTCGAGCAGCATGCCGTGGTCCGGCTCGGGCACGGCGGCGAGCAGGCTCTGAATGCGACCGAGCACCGCGCTGCCCTCTCGGGCCGCCGGGTGGGGGAGCACGTCGCGCAAGAGCTCCTCGGTCAGCGCAGACGTCTCCCGCTCGCCCCCGGCCAGCTCTCGGCGCGCGAGTCCGCCGGGCCCGAGCGCCGCGAGCACCACGGAGGCGCGCTCTCGGAGCTCGCCTTCCGCCACCGAGTGAAGCGCGCGGACGCGTGCCTCGACCAGCGGCTGCAAGCGCGCGAGCTCGGCCAAGGCACGAACGCACGGACCTTGTGCGGTGCGGCGCGCGTCCGCCAACAGCTCGAACACGCGGATGCGCAGCACCTGTCCGCCGGCGCCCGCTGTCAGATCCGCGTCCTGGCTCGGCAACAGATCGAGCAGCTCCTCGCTTGGCAGCGCCGCCAATCGAGCTTCGAGCAGCACCCGCGCGCGCTCGCGCTGGCCCGACCGGATCAGGTGCTCGGCGAGCTCGACGTCCGCGCGCGCCAGTCGCTTCGGATCGTGGCGGAGATCGAGCAAGCGTGCGTGCAGGCGCTCGTGGAGCGTGAGCGCCCAAGGCTCGGCGGCGTCGCCGTGGCTCGTCAGGCGGTCGAGCAGCACCACCGCCGCCTCCGGCGACAGGCGGAAGTCCTTCCACACCGCGGCCAGCGCGTCCGGTGGCAGGCGATGCGAGGCGAGCGCGGAGACGAGGCCGTCGACCTCGGGGCCCAGCTCGAGCGGCTCCGAGGTGTCCACCGAGACCATCACCGCCGCGGCGATGGCCAGCGGGTCGCCGGCCTTCACGCAGCGGTCGAGCAGCCTGCGGGCGAACCCGAGCGAGGCCGGATCCGCGCGCCCCAGCCAGTTCCAGCGCGCGAACACCCGCATGCGCGCCGGTCCCTCGTGCTCGAGCGCCGCGAGGAGCTCGCGCCACAGATCGAGCTCCGAGCGCGGCACTCGCCAGCGGAAGCGCCCCGCCAGTACCTCGGACTTTCCCAGGCTCTCGTCCAGCGAGAGGCGCACGCCGTCCAGCGCCTCGACGCGCCGGTCGCCGAGCTCGGAGAGCACCACGCGGGCGATCCGGCGCTCGCTCGCGAACAGGTAGCCGGTCCCACTCTGGCCCGGGCAGAGCGCCGACTCGACCGGCGCGCCCTTGTCGGTCTCGCGGAACGCGAGCAAGAGCTCGCCGGGCTCGATGAACCCGCCGAGGAACGCCCGAACGACTGGGCTGAGCGCGGCGACGTGCCGGCCGAGCTCCTGCAAGCGTTCCTGCGAGCCGCCGCTCAGGCGCGCCAGGGCCAGCGCGCGACGCGCGTCACGTCGCGCAGTCGTGGGGACCACGACCTCCGCGTCCCCGACCACGATGCGATCGCCGAAGGAGCCCGGCTCGTAGCGGAAGTCGCTGCGTCCGAGCAGGTCGATGGCGACGCCCTCGGAGGCGCTCTTCGCCGCGACCAGGTAGAGGCCCTTGGTGGTGCGCACGAGGC contains:
- a CDS encoding TlpA family protein disulfide reductase, with the protein product MTQRKCFSRWGGVIVAVGLGLAAMGCGKMGPSQTGGAAEHSLVGAPAPPFDLPGYSGGAKKVALSDGAGKVMLVDFWATWCEPCKDSFPHHQALAEKYAGQLVVVGISIDDEPGGIADFAKKNGAKFAIGWDEGQSVSGTYSPPTMPTAYLIDKSGIVRYVHAGFRKGDEAEIDAHVADLLK
- a CDS encoding HEAT repeat domain-containing protein, whose amino-acid sequence is MRFWLGLRLQRLALAVACALALAISHGSAAGAGSVDQLIERLAKGEDFRVRVQAALELGKTKHPDARLPLEKALDDDNAAVRTAAAAALKVLGDKQSIPALEAHKKDSSQAVRTQIQATLASLRMVTSSSVKMIVKMGRMRMGKDVRGKLVGDLESASRQRFGELPGVKVIEESESAEAADKGKKMVMVTGLLRKLNESAEGSEVVYSASVEYVVHRMPEQAIAGTVTGSASTRASKAEAKKRAGELQKLVLAAAVASAVKRAPEALAAATR
- a CDS encoding glycosyltransferase family 4 protein, whose translation is MPTPPRVLFVSKPVVPPFHDGTKCLVRDVAQNLEQVHPVVMGARGAEPLPGVESVEVYSDAGAHAPAFIENARAASFLAVSARAPLWHFVFAPNPRTSRVARLLRAARRTRVMQTIASPPRDFAGVARLLFGDVVVAQSCATAARISEQAPGRRIEVIPPPVAELAPRALAARRALRQRLALPDDALILVYPGDIELSAGAENVAALVEPLCRELPNLVVVFAYREKTPRAPEVARALERRLPERHTRFTAALPDVLALIEEARAVLFPVDDLWGKVDMPIVLLESMRLGVPVLALDQGPLRELGGTVQLPAGDRAAWVGAVLELCRDDARVRQVVEAQRAHIAREHDAKVVARRYERLYLELLERSGR
- a CDS encoding crotonase/enoyl-CoA hydratase family protein, which encodes MSVRFESRGQVGVVSLDRPERRNAVDRATAAALLDAYRRFEADAALRVLVVTGSGGTFCAGADLKALDNDVDSSEGPMGFTRLRSEKPCIAAIEGHCVAGGLEIALFCDLRVAGRSAQLGCLERRWGVPLIDGGTQRLPRIVGLGRALDLVLTGRLVDSTEAERIGLVDRVVEDGSALERAVELAGELAAFPWACLLADRASLLDAQGLPLSEGIAREAARGREVLAEAALGAKVFADGAGRHGQRR